A window of Armatimonadota bacterium genomic DNA:
CGGTCAGCGACCCGCGCGTGCTGGTCGGCGCCGGCGCCGGCGACGACGCCGGGGTCTTTCAGGTTTCGCCGGACCTCTGCCTGGTGCAGACGGTGGACGTCTTCGCCCCCTGTGTTGACGACCCGCACCTATTCGGTCGCATCGCCGCCTGCAATTCGCTCAGCGATATCTACGCCATGGGGGCGACCCCGTTGACCGCCCTGTCCGTGGTTGGCTACCCCGTCCATACGCTCAGTGATGAGTGGCTCTATCGGATGCTTCGCGGCGGCATGGATGCCCTCGCGGAGGCGCAGGTGGCGCTTATCGGCGGCCACAGCATCAACGACGAGGAGATCAAGTTCGGGTTCGCCGTCACTGGGGTGGTCGAGCCGGCCGCCATCGTCACCAACGCCGGGGCGCGGCCCGGGGACGCGCTTATTCTGACCAAGGCCCTGGGCACCGGCATCATCTGCTTCGCCGCTCAGGTGGGGCGCGCATCAGAGCAGGCGCGCGCCGTCGCCGCCGCGACCATGGCCACCTCGAATCGCGTTGCCGCGGAGGTGATGCGACAGGTAGGCGCTCACGCCTGCACCGATATTACCGGCTTCGGCCTGCTCGGCCACCTTGCCGCAGTGGTGCGCGGAAGCGGCGTGACCGTTGAACTATGGTGGGAGGCGGCGCCGGTCCTTCCCGGCGCCCGCGAATATGCGGCCCAGGGGATCGTGGGAGGTGCCGCCGAGCGCAATCGCGAGTTCGCACAGCATCTGGTCGAAGCGCCGGGGGCGCCCGAGTGGGCGCTGGACCTTTTCTATGATGCGCAGACCTCCGGCGGCCTGCTGATGGCGGTCGCCCCGGACCGCGCCCAACAGGCCGTGGCCCAGCTCCGGGGCGCCGGCTGCGCGGAGGCGGCGATCATCGGCACGGTGCGTGAGCGCTCGAAAGGTAGGATCGTGGTGCGCGAATGCCATTCGGATGCGAACGTTTTCTCGGCTGGCGGCGACTCGCAGCCTGGCGATGCCGGCGCCGCTCGGCTGCCCGGCGCGCCGGCACCCGCCGAGTGCTGCGCGCCTGGGACTGCGGCCGCAGCCGGGGCGGCGCATGGCGCCTTCCAGCAGTTCATGGCCGCCGTGTTCGCCCCCGGGGCGCTCGACGTCGTGCAGAAGGAGCTGACGACCATCGCCCTCTCGGTCGCCGTGCAGTGCGGGCCATGTCTCGAGCTGCACCTTGGCAAGGCCCGCGCCATGGGCATCTCCGCCGAGGAGATCGAAGAGGCGGCGTGGATGGGCGTCGCCTTCGGCGGCTGCAAGGCGATGATGTTCTGGCAAGAAAGGTCGCGCGCACAGGGAACATAGACTAGGAGCCCTGGCGTCTAACTCTCCGCAGGGGCGGCGCGCAGCGGCGGCATTCGACGCGGCCTACCTGTGTCGGGCGATGATTGGCCATTGCTGTGCATGTCAAGCGCGGATGAGACCCTCTATCATGGTTGGTGGCTGTACAAATTGAGGACCGGAGAAGCAGTCTTGGCGGAGTGAGAGGAGGCGCGGAGCCGGGATACCGCAGAATGGGACTGTTGCGCCGCAAACGAGAGGGCGACATCGTAGGGCAGACGGATGAGTAGCTATCAACCCGGAACGGATGAGTGCTTATCAGGCTACGAACCGAACGGCGCAGTCGTATGGGGGCCTGTCCGCGGGACACGGGCAGCTTCTCGGAATAGAGGATTCTGACATTGAAACGTCGCATGTTGAGGTAGGCAAGCGGAGGTATCCGCAAAGCATGCGGATTCCCCCAATTTGATGGGGAATCCCGACTGGAGCGGGCATGACCATGGCGAGGCTGAGGTTGGCGTCAGGAATGCTGGTGGTGGCGCTGCTGGCTGGGCTGGGTCCGGCTGGGGCGACGGAGAATGATGCCGTTTACACCCGCATTCAAGTTTCGCCGGGCAACGTCGTCTACGTCCAACTGTGGCAGCGGGAGATGCGGTTGGCGACGTCGGTCGCCGCGCTGCAAGTGGCCTCGCCGGTTCAGCCAGTGCGATCCTTGCCATCGGCGGTGATCTTCCCGTCCGTCGCTCTTCCCGTGGCGTCCCGCGCGCTCCCTCGGGGCTGGTGCGGGGCCAGAGCCGCGATCACCTTCCTGCGCGGAAGTCTTCGACCATCGGCGCAGGCGGGCGCCCACTGGCTAGCGCAGGCAAACATCGGGCCGTGTCTACGGGATGCCCAGGGCGCGGAATGGGCGTACCTTTACAACTATGACTTGATTGAGACCGCACCGCGCCCTGAAGCCGCACCGACCTGGGGCATTCCGGGGCCCTCGGCGTTCAAGCTGACGGTGGTGCCGAAGGTCGCCGGACGCAGCGTCTACATCGGTCTCCGGGTGACCTCGGGTGACGCGACGGTTACCGAGATTGAGAGGGATGGGAAGAAAGCGGAAGTCGCAAAGGTCGTCCTGCGCGACCCCCACGGCGCGACCACGCTGGCCAAACGGTTCAAATTGAGTGACCTTGGCTTTGGCTGAGGGGGCGCGCCTTGCTACTCCGTGCGAGTAGCCACCAAGGGAAGCTACAAGTGCAAAGCTACTGTGGATATCGGGCCTGCAGGCTCGCCTCTCACCGGAACCGCCATGGTGACGGTGCGGTAGGCGGGCGCCTGATACACAGAGCTACGTCTGGACGCGGCCGCAGCGCGGCCACCGCTGCGGCCGCCCTCATGGCTGCGGCACCACTTTGCGGGAGCGGTTGGGTTCTGGTGGACCTTGCCGGGCTTCAAACCCGGTGTGGGGCCCTAATCAGGTCTTGGGTGGGTTCGATTCCCACACGCTCCCGCCACCCCCTGTATCGCGCAATGCGCCCCACAGAATCACGCAAGAGCGAGGAGACGGGCGGTGACCACCAACGCGAATGATATCTTGCAGGAGCTGGCTCGCATGGTTGTCAACATGGACGAGCAAGGCGCGGTCGCGACGGCGCATCGCGCGCTCGAGCGCGGGGTTGATCCTTACGTCGCCATTACCGAGGGCCTTTCCGCAGGCATGCGCGAGGTGGGGGAGCTCTACGACCGCGGCGAATACTTTGTACCCGAGATCCTCGTCTGTTCCGACGCGATGTATGCGGCGATCGAGGTGCTCAAGCCCCACATTAAAGCAGCCCCCGACCGCACCCCGGTCAGTGTCATCCTGGGCGTGATCGAGGGCGATATCCACGACATCGGCAAGAACATCGTCAAGATCATGCTCGAGGCCGCCGGGTTCGACGTGCGCGACCTGGGGCGTGATGTCAGCGCCGACCGCTTTGTGGCTGCCGCGCAGGAGGCGGGCAGCGGCATCGTGGGCATCTCGACGCTCATGTCCACCACTCTGAAGAACATGACCAATGTCATCCAGGGTCTGTGCGACGCCGGCCTGCGACAAAGCTTCGGGGTCATGATCGGCGGCAGCCCCACCTCCGCTGCCTTTGCCAGGCAGATCGGGGCGGACGGCCACGGGCGCGATGCGAAGGACGCCGTCGAGCTGGCGCAGGCTCTGGCTGGGAGGTTACCATGGCGCAGGACCGGATGAGCCCAAAGGAGCGCTTGAACGGCTTTCTGACCGGGGGGCATCTCGACCGTTTCCTCTGCGTGCCGCTGGTGCTCAATCATGCCGCGCGCATGTCCGGCGTCAAGATCGGCGCTCACAACCGGGACGGCCGCATCATGGGGGAATGCCATGTCGAGGCCTACCGCCACTACGGGCAGGACCTCATCACCATCTTCTCTGATACCGCGGTTCTGGCCGAGGCGCTGGGCACCGAACTGCGCTACCCCGACGACGACGTTCCCCGC
This region includes:
- a CDS encoding carboxymuconolactone decarboxylase family protein, with the protein product MAAVFAPGALDVVQKELTTIALSVAVQCGPCLELHLGKARAMGISAEEIEEAAWMGVAFGGCKAMMFWQERSRAQGT
- a CDS encoding corrinoid protein, which translates into the protein MTTNANDILQELARMVVNMDEQGAVATAHRALERGVDPYVAITEGLSAGMREVGELYDRGEYFVPEILVCSDAMYAAIEVLKPHIKAAPDRTPVSVILGVIEGDIHDIGKNIVKIMLEAAGFDVRDLGRDVSADRFVAAAQEAGSGIVGISTLMSTTLKNMTNVIQGLCDAGLRQSFGVMIGGSPTSAAFARQIGADGHGRDAKDAVELAQALAGRLPWRRTG